A single genomic interval of Chitinophaga sp. 180180018-3 harbors:
- a CDS encoding DapH/DapD/GlmU-related protein, whose protein sequence is MSYYAHSTAIVDEGCTIGEGTKIWHFSHIMPGCKLGQNCNIGQNVVISPDVVLGNNVKVQNNVSIYTGVTCGDDVFLGPSCVFTNVVNPRSGVNRRGQYASTHVGKGATIGANATVVCGHDIGVFAFIGAGAVITKNVPDYALIVGNPGRQTGWMSEFGHKLIFDSSNKAVCPESGQIYILENGNVKRIQ, encoded by the coding sequence ATGAGTTATTACGCGCATTCAACAGCCATTGTAGATGAAGGATGTACAATCGGAGAAGGCACAAAAATCTGGCATTTTTCGCATATAATGCCCGGTTGCAAACTTGGTCAGAATTGTAACATCGGTCAGAACGTAGTTATTTCTCCGGATGTTGTTTTAGGGAATAATGTTAAAGTACAGAACAATGTTTCCATTTATACAGGAGTGACCTGTGGTGATGATGTTTTTTTAGGACCTTCATGTGTTTTTACCAATGTGGTAAATCCGCGGAGTGGAGTGAACCGGAGAGGACAATATGCAAGCACTCATGTTGGCAAAGGGGCCACTATAGGAGCAAATGCCACTGTTGTTTGTGGACATGATATAGGAGTGTTTGCTTTTATTGGAGCAGGGGCTGTAATCACTAAAAATGTTCCGGACTATGCCTTAATAGTAGGAAATCCTGGTCGGCAAACCGGGTGGATGAGTGAATTTGGTCATAAATTGATTTTTGATAGCAGTAATAAAGCAGTATGTCCGGAAAGTGGACAAATTTATATTCTTGAGAACGGTAATGTTAAACGAATTCAATAA
- a CDS encoding glycoside hydrolase family 125 protein → MVARRDFLKNSALVAGAVGLGLPKTVFGWNGYTTKRPPLAKRKFTSEAVEKTIAKVKSQIADPKLGWLFENCFPNTLDTTVKYKSDNGKPDTFVITGDINAMWLRDSSAQVWPYLPLVKEDTKLKDMIVGVINRQTKCILIDPYANAFNEGPTGSEWDKDLTEMKPELHERKWEIDSLCYPVRLAYNYWKISGDNTPFDSKYKQAAQLIVKTFKEQQRKESRGPYKFQRITAVQSDTVPNSGWGAPMSPVGLIVSIFRPSDDATVFPFLIPSNMFAVVSLRQLAEISSTIYKDTAFAGECTMLADEVDRAIKAYAIVDHPKLGNMYGFEVDGFGNRLFLDDTNVPSLLSIPYLGYTGIDDPLYQASRHFVWSNFQPWFYRGKYGDGVGSPHTGPDYIWPMSIIMRALTSHDKEEIAGCIKTLRNTDGETGFIHESYQKDDPTKFTRPWFAWVNTLFGELILKVSEQYPDLLQRQYA, encoded by the coding sequence ATGGTTGCAAGAAGAGACTTTCTTAAAAACAGCGCTCTTGTAGCAGGTGCTGTTGGGCTGGGACTGCCCAAAACCGTATTCGGCTGGAATGGGTATACCACCAAACGCCCGCCGCTGGCAAAGCGGAAATTCACCAGTGAAGCGGTGGAGAAGACTATTGCAAAGGTGAAATCTCAGATCGCAGACCCCAAACTGGGGTGGTTATTTGAAAACTGTTTCCCCAATACGCTTGATACTACGGTTAAGTACAAATCGGATAATGGCAAGCCGGATACCTTCGTGATCACCGGCGATATCAATGCCATGTGGCTGCGCGATTCTTCCGCCCAGGTATGGCCTTACCTGCCGCTGGTAAAAGAAGATACGAAGCTGAAAGACATGATAGTAGGAGTAATCAACCGGCAAACAAAATGTATACTCATTGATCCTTATGCCAACGCATTTAATGAAGGGCCTACCGGTAGCGAATGGGATAAAGATCTTACCGAGATGAAACCCGAATTGCATGAGCGTAAATGGGAGATCGATTCCCTGTGTTATCCGGTACGCCTGGCATATAACTACTGGAAGATCAGTGGCGACAATACGCCGTTCGACAGCAAATATAAACAGGCTGCCCAGCTGATCGTCAAAACATTCAAAGAACAGCAACGTAAGGAAAGCAGAGGCCCTTATAAGTTTCAGCGTATTACTGCCGTGCAATCGGATACGGTACCCAACAGTGGGTGGGGTGCGCCTATGTCGCCTGTAGGACTTATTGTTTCCATCTTCCGGCCATCTGATGATGCTACGGTATTCCCGTTCCTGATTCCTTCCAATATGTTCGCAGTGGTATCACTGCGTCAGCTAGCGGAGATAAGCAGCACTATTTATAAAGACACTGCTTTTGCCGGTGAGTGTACCATGCTGGCCGATGAGGTAGACCGTGCCATTAAAGCCTATGCCATCGTTGATCATCCGAAGCTGGGCAATATGTATGGTTTCGAAGTGGATGGTTTCGGTAACCGCCTCTTCCTCGATGATACGAATGTTCCGAGCCTGCTTTCTATCCCTTATCTGGGCTATACCGGCATCGACGACCCACTATATCAGGCATCCCGTCATTTTGTTTGGAGTAATTTCCAGCCCTGGTTCTACCGCGGTAAATATGGCGATGGTGTTGGAAGTCCACATACCGGACCTGATTACATCTGGCCAATGAGTATTATCATGAGGGCACTGACCAGTCACGATAAGGAAGAAATAGCCGGCTGTATCAAAACCCTCCGTAATACAGACGGGGAAACCGGTTTTATTCATGAATCTTATCAGAAGGATGACCCAACCAAATTCACGCGGCCCTGGTTTGCCTGGGTGAATACTTTGTTTGGTGAGTTGATATTGAAAGTGAGTGAGCAGTATCCTGACCTGCTGCAGCGTCAGTACGCCTAA
- a CDS encoding RNA polymerase sigma factor produces MSSVEFNTLLIGNADFLKPFAFTLTKDAEQAKDLYQETLVRALSNREKYLEGTNIRAWLFTIMRNIFINHYRKKMKHRLVAEPGASEFFKNHYQYTVSNKAAANLQMKDIYMAVYHLPGIFKKPFMLYYEGYKYFEIANILQEPLGTIKSRIHFARKILKSRISF; encoded by the coding sequence ATGTCGTCTGTTGAATTTAACACTCTCCTCATCGGAAATGCTGATTTCCTTAAACCCTTTGCTTTCACCCTGACTAAAGACGCAGAACAGGCCAAAGACCTGTACCAGGAAACCCTCGTCAGGGCCCTGTCGAACCGCGAAAAATACCTCGAAGGCACGAATATCCGCGCATGGCTGTTCACCATCATGCGAAATATATTCATTAACCATTACCGGAAAAAAATGAAGCACCGTTTAGTGGCTGAGCCCGGTGCAAGTGAATTCTTTAAAAATCATTACCAGTATACCGTTAGCAATAAAGCGGCCGCTAACTTGCAGATGAAAGACATCTACATGGCCGTTTATCACCTGCCCGGCATATTTAAAAAGCCTTTTATGCTTTATTACGAGGGGTATAAATATTTTGAAATTGCTAATATATTACAGGAGCCACTGGGCACCATTAAAAGCAGGATACACTTTGCCAGGAAAATTCTGAAATCAAGGATCAGTTTCTAG
- a CDS encoding DegT/DnrJ/EryC1/StrS family aminotransferase, with protein sequence MEKIQMVDLKGQYVKIKSSIDSAIADCINSTAFINGPQVKSFAGNLAAYLDVPFVIPCANGTDALQIALMALGLEPGDEVIVPSFTYVATAEVIGLLNLVPVMVDVDPISFNITEANIKAAITPKTKAIVPVHLFGQCADMAPILALAREHNLYVVEDTAQALGADYQFPDKSFRKAGTIGDIGCTSFFPSKNLGCYGDGGAIFTRDKALAEKISMIANHGQVQKYIHKHIGVNSRLDTIQAAILDVKLSHLNSYAMARETAAAYYDKALQEVKELVVPGRVAYSTHVFHQYTLQVKNQKRDALKSHLESKGIPAMIYYPIPLNEQEAYKKHGRAIGDLAVTRRLCEEVLSLPMHTELTDAQLEYIVAEIKTFFK encoded by the coding sequence ATGGAAAAAATTCAGATGGTTGACTTGAAAGGTCAATATGTAAAAATAAAATCCTCTATAGATAGCGCAATTGCAGATTGTATTAACAGTACTGCTTTTATCAATGGTCCACAGGTTAAATCATTCGCTGGTAATCTGGCTGCTTACCTTGATGTTCCTTTCGTTATTCCCTGCGCCAATGGTACGGATGCTTTACAAATTGCACTGATGGCTCTCGGATTAGAACCGGGAGATGAAGTAATAGTACCTTCATTTACTTATGTTGCAACTGCGGAAGTAATAGGCCTGCTTAATCTGGTTCCGGTAATGGTGGATGTTGACCCAATATCATTTAATATCACAGAAGCAAATATAAAGGCAGCCATAACACCAAAAACTAAGGCAATTGTTCCGGTACATCTCTTTGGTCAGTGTGCAGATATGGCTCCTATTCTGGCGCTTGCACGGGAGCATAATCTTTATGTAGTTGAGGATACTGCTCAGGCGTTGGGCGCTGACTACCAATTTCCAGATAAATCTTTCAGGAAGGCCGGAACTATTGGAGACATTGGCTGTACTTCTTTCTTCCCGTCAAAAAACCTCGGTTGTTATGGAGATGGGGGAGCCATTTTTACCCGCGATAAAGCTTTGGCAGAAAAGATAAGTATGATTGCAAATCATGGCCAGGTCCAGAAATATATTCATAAACACATAGGTGTCAATTCGAGGTTAGACACTATACAGGCTGCTATTCTGGATGTTAAGCTGTCGCATCTGAATTCATATGCTATGGCCAGGGAAACTGCTGCTGCCTATTACGACAAGGCGCTGCAGGAGGTTAAAGAACTTGTGGTGCCTGGTCGGGTTGCCTACTCCACGCATGTTTTTCATCAGTATACCCTGCAAGTAAAAAATCAAAAACGAGATGCCCTGAAATCCCATTTAGAATCAAAGGGAATTCCCGCGATGATATACTACCCAATACCGCTTAATGAGCAGGAAGCATATAAAAAGCATGGAAGGGCCATTGGTGATTTGGCGGTTACAAGAAGGCTATGTGAAGAGGTATTGTCATTGCCCATGCATACGGAGCTGACAGATGCTCAACTGGAATATATTGTTGCAGAAATAAAAACGTTCTTTAAATAA
- a CDS encoding AAA family ATPase has protein sequence MKHIVNNNIDMIDGEFFSPKGVYTLHFNAIPDVNNIYEIDGEKAAAAFVKKFQDMIVQTHRYTDYDNKKKKYKHSQAVMVLKNNCVIAFWQTWCEILHNGTAQEFVKEVTETAIRFKEKQRKEPHEINLITSGRRGLELKSLEIKRTRLDLGLFYEDDFREIDKVVQQRLKKDKDKGIVLLHGLPGTGKTTYLRYLIGRIKKRVLFVSPDLATNIMNPEFMELLIDNPNCVVVIEDAENVIMDRKFSGNSSVSNLLNLSDGLLADCLNIQLVCSFNSDLSAIDSALLRKGRLIAKYEFKRLSVEKAQRLSKHLGFDTVITRPMTVAEITNQHEPSFEKKQHVIGFRRTPLEEIA, from the coding sequence ATGAAGCATATAGTTAATAACAATATTGATATGATAGATGGTGAGTTTTTTTCTCCGAAAGGAGTTTATACCCTCCATTTTAACGCAATACCCGATGTTAATAATATTTATGAAATAGATGGAGAAAAGGCAGCCGCGGCATTTGTGAAGAAGTTCCAGGATATGATTGTTCAGACGCATCGGTATACCGATTACGACAATAAGAAGAAAAAGTATAAGCATAGCCAGGCTGTTATGGTATTGAAGAATAATTGTGTAATAGCATTCTGGCAAACATGGTGCGAAATATTACATAACGGAACTGCACAGGAGTTTGTTAAGGAGGTAACTGAAACGGCTATACGTTTTAAAGAGAAGCAAAGAAAAGAACCCCATGAAATAAATCTCATTACCAGTGGCCGCAGAGGGTTGGAATTAAAAAGTCTGGAGATCAAACGTACACGGCTCGATCTGGGTTTGTTTTATGAGGATGATTTTAGGGAGATAGATAAAGTGGTGCAACAACGTCTGAAAAAAGATAAAGACAAAGGCATCGTATTGCTGCATGGCTTGCCTGGTACAGGTAAAACCACGTATCTGCGTTATCTGATAGGGCGCATTAAGAAAAGGGTGTTGTTTGTATCGCCGGATCTGGCTACCAATATCATGAACCCTGAGTTCATGGAGTTACTGATCGATAATCCCAATTGCGTGGTGGTGATTGAAGACGCGGAGAATGTGATCATGGATCGGAAGTTCTCTGGAAATTCTTCTGTATCCAACCTGCTGAATCTGTCGGATGGCCTGTTGGCCGACTGCCTGAATATACAGCTGGTATGCTCTTTCAACAGTGATCTTTCTGCTATCGATAGTGCGTTGCTGCGTAAAGGTCGCCTGATTGCGAAATATGAATTCAAGCGCCTGTCGGTTGAAAAAGCGCAACGTTTATCTAAGCATCTGGGCTTTGATACGGTAATTACCCGGCCAATGACTGTTGCAGAGATTACCAATCAGCACGAGCCTTCATTTGAGAAGAAGCAACATGTAATTGGCTTCAGGCGAACACCGCTCGAAGAAATTGCATAA
- a CDS encoding DinB family protein, whose product MRNVIQVVREALLTNFRELDLWFEKDQALLDFKPDRDQWSIREVLEHITLTNYFLLLIINKSTRRALERKKTGHTVIIPADYQDKFDQIDVISSKSFGWVRPEHMEPTGLKSLHEVKALLKQQYAQCMYNLSLLKNGEGVLVFTNMSVNQLGKLDIYQYIYFLTKHIERHIRQMQRLEKEFEENAVLI is encoded by the coding sequence ATGAGAAACGTTATTCAAGTTGTAAGAGAGGCCTTACTCACCAATTTCAGGGAGTTAGACCTGTGGTTTGAAAAAGACCAGGCATTGCTGGATTTCAAACCAGACAGGGACCAATGGAGCATCCGGGAAGTTTTGGAGCATATTACGCTGACCAATTATTTCCTGCTCCTTATCATCAACAAAAGTACCCGCCGGGCGCTGGAACGCAAGAAAACAGGTCATACTGTGATCATTCCGGCCGACTACCAGGATAAATTTGATCAGATAGATGTTATCAGCAGTAAGTCATTCGGATGGGTAAGACCGGAACATATGGAACCTACCGGACTTAAGAGTTTACATGAGGTGAAAGCGCTGTTGAAGCAACAGTACGCGCAGTGCATGTATAATCTGTCTTTGCTGAAGAACGGAGAAGGGGTGCTGGTATTTACCAACATGTCTGTGAATCAATTAGGGAAACTGGATATATACCAATACATCTACTTCCTGACCAAGCACATTGAAAGGCACATACGTCAGATGCAACGGCTTGAGAAGGAGTTCGAAGAGAATGCGGTATTAATATAA
- a CDS encoding PA0069 family radical SAM protein: protein MTLPFQEGAPENQYYKGRGAQFNPKNKYLADEYTREFAEGIDEWWQADVPTQIFEEHAKTLVNKVDSPDVGMWYSMNPYQGCEHGCIYCYARNTHQFWGLSAGLDFERKIIVKHNAPELLRKFLDNKNWVPKPISLSGNTDCYQPVERKMWLTRQLLEVALEYKQPVGIITKNSLVLRDRYLLQQLAQDNLVCVYVSITTLEEELRQKMEPRTTTAAQRLKIVKELSELGIPVGVMTAPIIPGLNDHEIPRLLEAIAANGAKYAGYTVVRLNDAVKLIFNDWLYKNFPDRADKVWHYVESLHGGQVNDSEFGRRMRGTGNIADIIRQQFRIHTKKNGLNLERFEFNTDAFRRPNAQLSLF, encoded by the coding sequence ATGACTTTGCCGTTCCAGGAAGGAGCGCCGGAAAACCAGTACTATAAAGGTCGTGGCGCGCAGTTCAATCCTAAGAACAAATACCTGGCGGACGAATACACCCGGGAGTTTGCGGAAGGTATTGACGAATGGTGGCAGGCGGATGTACCTACCCAGATATTTGAGGAACATGCAAAAACCCTGGTTAACAAGGTGGATAGTCCCGATGTGGGTATGTGGTATTCCATGAATCCATACCAGGGCTGCGAACATGGCTGCATTTATTGTTATGCCCGCAATACTCACCAGTTCTGGGGATTAAGTGCCGGGCTGGATTTTGAGAGAAAGATTATCGTAAAACATAATGCTCCCGAGCTCCTGCGGAAATTCCTGGATAATAAGAACTGGGTTCCCAAGCCGATATCGCTGTCGGGTAATACGGACTGTTATCAGCCGGTAGAGCGGAAGATGTGGCTAACCCGTCAATTGCTGGAGGTGGCACTGGAATACAAACAGCCGGTTGGTATTATCACGAAAAATTCACTGGTTTTAAGAGACAGGTACCTGTTACAGCAGCTGGCGCAGGATAATCTGGTATGTGTGTATGTGTCTATTACCACGCTGGAGGAAGAGCTCCGGCAGAAGATGGAACCTCGCACCACCACTGCTGCACAACGGCTGAAGATTGTGAAAGAACTGAGCGAGCTCGGTATACCCGTAGGCGTTATGACGGCGCCTATTATCCCGGGGTTGAATGATCATGAGATCCCCCGGTTGCTGGAGGCAATAGCAGCTAATGGGGCGAAATATGCCGGTTATACGGTAGTGCGCCTCAATGATGCGGTGAAACTGATTTTCAATGACTGGTTATATAAAAATTTCCCCGACCGGGCAGACAAGGTATGGCATTATGTGGAGAGCCTCCATGGTGGCCAGGTAAACGACAGTGAATTTGGACGGAGGATGAGGGGAACAGGAAATATCGCCGATATCATCAGGCAGCAATTCAGGATACACACCAAAAAGAACGGGTTGAATCTGGAACGTTTTGAATTCAATACAGATGCCTTCCGGCGGCCCAATGCCCAGTTGAGCCTATTTTAA
- a CDS encoding sterol desaturase family protein, which yields MHLNYLALAVPFFLTFIGLEYLVAKKKGKNYFKFNDSIANLSIGIAERLLDTFTVGLFYFVYDYLYRHFAIFDIRASVLLWVALLICTDFIWYWYHRLAHEVTLFWCAHVVHHQSDEFNYTVSARITVFQAFIRTGFWAILPVIGFPPAMITSMLLVHGLYPFFIHTRTIGKLGILEYILVTPSHHRVHHASNPQYLDKNYGDVFIIWDKLFGTFVKEGEEPVYGLTKPLESNSFLWQHFHFILEMIYSARRTEGWKNKMRVIFGPPDTVDPAARLVLEEKFLLRNRQQTETTRLYHYVLWQIVATLITLFGFLLLEYYVPLFIQVCITLLILLTLVNCGAIMEQKKWVFYLEYARYLVLCLAAYYCWPHPALLCAAAMIMIAACCFQEHLKERYLRLVYG from the coding sequence GTGCATTTAAACTACCTGGCATTGGCGGTTCCTTTTTTTCTGACATTCATTGGGCTGGAATACCTGGTGGCGAAGAAAAAGGGCAAAAACTATTTTAAATTCAACGATTCTATTGCCAACCTGAGCATCGGTATAGCAGAACGGTTGCTCGACACTTTCACAGTAGGACTTTTTTATTTTGTTTACGACTATCTCTATCGCCATTTTGCGATATTCGACATCAGGGCCAGTGTACTGCTGTGGGTAGCGCTACTGATTTGCACTGACTTTATCTGGTATTGGTATCACCGGCTGGCGCATGAGGTAACGTTGTTCTGGTGTGCACATGTGGTACATCATCAGAGTGATGAGTTTAATTATACAGTGTCGGCGCGGATCACCGTATTCCAGGCTTTTATCAGAACGGGGTTCTGGGCTATATTGCCGGTGATCGGTTTCCCGCCGGCTATGATCACGAGTATGCTGCTGGTGCATGGGTTGTATCCGTTTTTCATTCATACGCGTACAATTGGTAAGTTGGGGATATTGGAATATATCCTGGTAACGCCTTCTCATCATCGGGTGCATCATGCAAGTAACCCGCAATACCTCGATAAAAACTATGGAGATGTATTTATCATCTGGGATAAGCTCTTTGGGACTTTTGTAAAAGAAGGTGAGGAGCCGGTGTATGGCCTGACGAAGCCGTTGGAAAGCAACAGCTTCCTGTGGCAGCATTTTCATTTTATATTGGAAATGATTTACTCAGCCAGACGAACGGAGGGATGGAAGAATAAGATGCGGGTAATTTTTGGTCCGCCGGATACTGTGGATCCTGCTGCCCGTCTGGTGCTGGAAGAAAAATTCCTGCTCCGGAACCGGCAACAGACAGAAACGACCAGGTTGTATCATTATGTTTTGTGGCAGATTGTAGCAACCCTGATCACTCTTTTTGGGTTTCTGTTATTGGAGTATTACGTGCCACTATTCATTCAGGTATGTATTACATTGCTGATTTTGTTGACATTAGTCAACTGTGGGGCAATTATGGAACAGAAAAAATGGGTGTTTTACCTGGAGTATGCCCGTTATCTGGTATTATGCCTGGCGGCGTATTACTGCTGGCCTCATCCCGCACTGCTTTGTGCAGCTGCAATGATAATGATTGCAGCATGCTGTTTCCAGGAGCACCTGAAGGAGCGTTACTTACGGCTGGTGTATGGATGA
- a CDS encoding RtcB family protein, whose product MSEVKINGKVLLEAGFRQGPVIRAAIDAIAQHFATVSAEEAIELLKKVLADPAAYAGDAVFGEVARLLQVPQAPEIIALREQAVPFAVFGEACIEEGAIRQLNNAVRLPVAVAGALMPDAHQGYGLPIGGVLATDNAVIPYGVGVDIGCRMCLSILDLPVDSITTRMDLYRKHLNDWTVFGAGAAWRKKREEDAILERNEFREIGFVRNLHEKAAQQLGTSGSGNHFVEWGIVTITTTENEWQLQPGDYVAILSHSGSRGLGAQIAGHYTQVAKQLCRLPDAAKHLAYLDLDSEAGQEYWLAMNLAGDYASACHHQIHKRLIKAAGATLLARVENHHNFAWKEMYEGREVIVHRKGATPAGKGVLGVIPGSMTAPGFIVRGKGDADSLQSASHGAGRTMSRTRAIATINQHDWQQQLAAHGVTLIGGGLDEAPAAYKDIETVMAAQAGLVDVLGRFAPKIVRMADGGPAED is encoded by the coding sequence ATGTCTGAAGTAAAAATTAATGGTAAAGTATTACTGGAGGCGGGTTTCCGTCAGGGCCCTGTAATCCGGGCGGCAATAGACGCCATCGCGCAGCATTTTGCAACTGTATCTGCAGAAGAGGCTATTGAACTGTTAAAGAAAGTGCTGGCAGATCCGGCTGCCTATGCGGGTGATGCTGTATTTGGCGAGGTTGCCCGCTTATTGCAGGTACCGCAGGCACCGGAAATCATTGCGCTAAGAGAACAGGCAGTGCCGTTTGCTGTATTTGGTGAAGCGTGCATTGAAGAAGGAGCGATCAGGCAGCTGAACAACGCTGTGCGTCTGCCGGTGGCAGTAGCCGGAGCATTGATGCCGGATGCCCATCAGGGGTACGGATTACCCATCGGTGGTGTACTGGCCACTGATAACGCAGTGATCCCTTACGGGGTAGGAGTGGATATTGGATGCCGTATGTGTTTGAGTATCCTGGATCTGCCGGTGGATTCAATAACTACCAGGATGGATTTATATAGGAAGCACCTGAATGACTGGACTGTATTCGGAGCGGGAGCTGCGTGGAGGAAGAAGAGAGAAGAAGATGCCATATTGGAAAGAAATGAGTTTAGAGAGATTGGATTTGTAAGAAACCTCCATGAGAAAGCTGCGCAGCAGCTGGGAACTTCGGGTTCCGGTAACCACTTTGTGGAGTGGGGGATTGTAACCATTACTACCACAGAAAATGAATGGCAGTTGCAGCCGGGCGATTATGTGGCTATCCTTTCGCATTCAGGATCCCGTGGCCTTGGGGCACAGATAGCCGGCCATTATACACAGGTAGCCAAACAGCTATGCCGGTTGCCCGACGCCGCGAAACATCTCGCTTATCTTGACCTGGATTCAGAAGCAGGTCAGGAGTACTGGCTGGCAATGAACCTGGCTGGTGACTATGCCTCCGCGTGTCATCACCAGATACATAAACGGCTGATCAAGGCGGCCGGCGCCACATTGCTGGCAAGGGTGGAGAACCATCATAATTTTGCATGGAAAGAAATGTACGAAGGACGGGAAGTGATTGTGCATCGGAAAGGAGCCACCCCGGCCGGTAAAGGCGTATTGGGTGTGATCCCCGGCTCTATGACGGCACCTGGTTTCATTGTACGGGGTAAGGGTGACGCCGACAGCCTGCAGTCCGCATCCCACGGTGCCGGACGTACGATGTCGCGTACACGGGCAATTGCCACCATCAATCAGCATGATTGGCAGCAGCAACTGGCAGCGCATGGTGTAACCCTTATTGGTGGTGGGTTAGATGAGGCTCCGGCAGCGTATAAAGATATAGAAACGGTGATGGCAGCACAGGCAGGCCTGGTAGACGTACTGGGACGATTTGCGCCGAAGATAGTACGGATGGCTGATGGCGGTCCGGCTGAAGACTAA